From a single Arachnia propionica genomic region:
- a CDS encoding 2'-5' RNA ligase family protein gives MQAARKPHLVRRQSALMLKCSDTEPVLQTLRERLDPSAADGVSAHLNLLYPFTTNLSMEDDDALIDVLREFGRFYIDFTSTAWFGTDSVYLVPSEAAVLTNLVTRIREVFPEYPAFGAVPERAVPHVTIGKRAPLAELKAAEAEVLSKLPIRQVCTTVELWSGPPPGTGRWQRHRTYQLGT, from the coding sequence ATGCAAGCCGCCCGTAAACCTCATCTGGTGCGCCGGCAATCAGCGCTGATGCTGAAATGTTCGGACACGGAACCGGTGTTGCAGACCCTGCGTGAGCGTCTCGATCCGTCAGCCGCCGACGGGGTGTCGGCGCATCTCAACCTGCTGTACCCGTTCACCACCAACCTGTCGATGGAGGACGACGACGCCCTGATCGACGTGCTGCGCGAGTTCGGGCGGTTCTACATCGATTTCACCAGCACCGCATGGTTCGGCACGGATTCGGTGTATCTCGTGCCCAGCGAGGCGGCGGTGTTGACGAATCTCGTCACCCGGATCCGTGAGGTCTTCCCCGAATACCCCGCCTTCGGGGCCGTTCCCGAGAGGGCCGTACCGCACGTCACCATCGGCAAACGCGCGCCCCTGGCCGAGTTGAAGGCGGCGGAGGCCGAGGTGCTCAGCAAACTACCGATCCGCCAGGTCTGCACCACCGTCGAACTGTGGAGCGGCCCGCCGCCCGGAACCGGTCGCTGGCAACGGCACCGCACCTACCAGCTGGGAACCTGA
- a CDS encoding methionine ABC transporter ATP-binding protein: MITVTDLHKVYHQSGRKVRALDGVSLTVPEGSVHGIIGHSGAGKSTLVRCLAMLDRPTSGSIEIGGVELTKVHSTALRNARRSLGLVFQNANLFDSRTVWRNVTYPLEIQGRRASARERALDLLELVGLADAANAYPAQLSGGQRQRVGIARALATKPAVLLCDEPTSALDPRTTDEILDLILDLRSQLDLAVLVITHEMHVVKRICDSVSLLEAGRIVESGPLTEVIRTLDGSLSQALLGIPPHDPCVENGGRLIDVLASGSTADRPVVALTSQHFGVTIPIVAGSVEHLAGITFSHLRLRVPDGTDPDAVVGYLRQLGADAKRTPTSELNGAGR; the protein is encoded by the coding sequence CTATCACCAATCCGGACGCAAGGTGCGCGCCCTCGACGGCGTCTCCTTGACCGTTCCCGAGGGCAGCGTCCACGGCATCATCGGTCACTCCGGGGCCGGAAAATCCACCCTCGTGCGTTGTCTCGCCATGCTGGATCGCCCCACCTCGGGAAGCATCGAAATCGGCGGCGTGGAACTGACCAAGGTCCATTCAACCGCGCTGCGCAACGCCCGCCGGAGCCTGGGCTTGGTGTTCCAGAACGCGAACCTATTCGACTCCCGCACGGTGTGGCGCAACGTCACCTACCCCCTGGAGATCCAGGGACGCCGGGCCTCCGCCCGGGAGCGTGCCCTCGACCTGCTGGAGCTCGTCGGGCTGGCGGACGCGGCGAACGCCTACCCGGCGCAACTGTCGGGCGGGCAGCGGCAGCGGGTCGGTATCGCGCGGGCACTGGCGACCAAACCCGCCGTGCTCCTGTGCGACGAACCCACCTCCGCCCTCGATCCCCGCACCACCGACGAGATCCTCGACCTGATCCTCGATCTGCGCTCCCAACTCGATTTGGCCGTTCTGGTGATCACCCACGAGATGCACGTGGTCAAACGCATCTGCGATTCCGTCTCGCTGCTGGAGGCGGGGCGGATCGTCGAATCCGGGCCGCTCACCGAGGTGATCCGCACCCTCGACGGATCGTTGTCGCAGGCGCTGCTGGGAATCCCGCCCCACGACCCCTGCGTCGAAAACGGCGGACGGCTCATCGATGTGCTCGCATCCGGCAGCACCGCCGACCGTCCCGTGGTCGCACTCACATCGCAGCATTTCGGGGTGACGATCCCGATCGTCGCGGGCAGCGTCGAACACCTGGCCGGAATCACCTTCAGCCATCTGAGACTCCGGGTGCCGGACGGAACCGACCCCGACGCAGTGGTGGGATACCTGCGTCAACTCGGCGCCGATGCCAAACGCACCCCCACATCCGAGCTGAACGGAGCCGGCCGATGA
- a CDS encoding methionine ABC transporter permease — MTLLELSLDDIVRALIPAIYETLIMVGISSVATVVLGLPLGVVLFVTQRGGIVANPGLSVILSTIANITRSIPYAILMLSLIPFTRWLTGSSVGPIAACVSLTIGAVPFFARLVESALRDVHPGKVDAAHAMGSTRMQTVTKVLLPEAAPSLVAAVTTTVVTLVGYSAMAGLIGGGGLGRLAYNYGYQRFETSVQLITIAILVGMVQLIQVLGDVVIRRVDHR; from the coding sequence ATGACCCTCCTCGAACTGAGCCTCGACGACATCGTCCGGGCCCTCATACCCGCGATCTACGAAACCCTCATCATGGTCGGCATCTCCAGCGTTGCCACCGTTGTCCTGGGGCTGCCGCTCGGCGTGGTGCTGTTCGTCACCCAGCGCGGCGGGATCGTGGCGAATCCGGGGCTTTCAGTCATCTTGTCCACCATCGCCAACATCACCCGTTCCATTCCCTACGCCATCCTCATGCTGAGCCTCATCCCCTTCACCCGGTGGCTCACCGGATCGTCGGTGGGGCCGATCGCGGCCTGCGTGTCGCTGACCATAGGTGCCGTGCCGTTCTTCGCTCGGCTCGTGGAATCAGCGCTGCGAGACGTCCACCCTGGCAAGGTGGATGCCGCCCACGCCATGGGTTCCACCCGGATGCAGACCGTCACCAAGGTGCTGCTGCCGGAAGCTGCGCCGTCGCTGGTGGCAGCCGTCACCACGACGGTGGTCACGCTGGTCGGCTACTCCGCCATGGCGGGACTGATCGGTGGCGGTGGCCTCGGGCGTCTCGCCTACAACTATGGTTACCAGCGTTTCGAGACATCCGTGCAGCTGATCACCATCGCGATCCTCGTGGGAATGGTTCAGCTCATTCAGGTGTTGGGAGATGTGGTGATCCGTCGCGTCGATCACCGCTGA
- a CDS encoding MetQ/NlpA family ABC transporter substrate-binding protein: MRKHLSLLAALLAATLMLAACGGGTSSDKAKVKVGASPVPHAKILEYVRDNLAADAGIDIEITEFDDYVLPNSSLSDGSLDANYFQHLPYLETEMKEKGYKFSHGEGVHIEPLSVFSKKHTDLSTVPDGGVVAINSDVTNQYRALKLLEQAGLLKNLTKDSTVLNLTAEQNPRGLEFKENQPEINVQLLSDPGFDLVFVNSNFILSANLDTSNALLVEQVENNPYANILVWREDNANQGVKKLDELLHSQQVKDFIKQTWPKGEVLASK, from the coding sequence ATGCGTAAACACCTGTCCCTGCTGGCGGCCTTGTTGGCCGCGACCCTGATGCTGGCCGCCTGCGGTGGCGGCACATCGTCGGATAAGGCCAAGGTGAAGGTCGGGGCCAGCCCCGTGCCGCACGCCAAGATCCTCGAGTACGTCCGCGACAATCTCGCCGCGGATGCCGGGATCGACATCGAGATCACGGAGTTCGACGACTACGTGCTCCCGAACTCATCCCTGAGCGACGGTTCCCTGGATGCCAACTACTTCCAGCACCTGCCCTACCTGGAAACCGAGATGAAGGAGAAGGGCTACAAGTTCTCCCACGGTGAGGGAGTCCACATCGAGCCTCTGTCCGTGTTCTCCAAAAAACACACTGACCTGTCCACGGTGCCCGACGGCGGGGTCGTCGCCATCAACAGCGACGTGACGAATCAGTACCGCGCCCTCAAACTTCTGGAGCAGGCCGGCCTGCTGAAGAATCTCACCAAGGACTCCACCGTTCTCAACCTGACCGCCGAGCAGAATCCCCGCGGCCTCGAGTTCAAAGAGAACCAGCCCGAGATTAACGTGCAGCTGCTGAGTGACCCGGGCTTCGACCTGGTCTTCGTGAACTCCAACTTCATTCTCAGCGCCAACCTGGACACCAGCAATGCGCTGCTGGTCGAGCAGGTGGAGAACAATCCCTACGCCAACATTCTCGTGTGGCGTGAGGACAACGCCAACCAGGGTGTGAAGAAGCTCGACGAGCTGCTGCACAGCCAGCAGGTCAAGGACTTCATCAAGCAGACCTGGCCTAAGGGCGAGGTCCTCGCATCCAAGTAA
- a CDS encoding M20 family metallopeptidase, producing the protein MSIQEYCRQLNTDLVALRRELHQIPEVGLHLPLTQARILKALEGLPLEITLGRSLSSIVAVLRGTAPGGGERPVVLLRGDMDALPVKELSGEPFASTNGNMHACGHDLHMSLLVGAVKALVAHRDELAGDVIFQFQPGEESVNGCLHMLNEGLLDVAGRRPEAAWAIHVWAGLDPLGTFSTKPGPVMASTDEIKVRVVGRGGHGSAPHLAADPVPAMAEMITATHAMVTRRFSIFDPVVVSVGRVQAGTAANVLPEEAFFDATMRTFSDASRTRLKQLWPELLEGIARAHGVGVEIEVVEQYPVTVNDDDAADHVADVVQELFGEHRHVRWSEPLAAAEDFSRILETAPGCFIGLSACLPELDPATAPMNHSAYCRFDDSVVVDGAALLAELAHRHLAPSAQ; encoded by the coding sequence GTGAGCATCCAGGAGTACTGCCGCCAGTTGAACACCGACCTCGTGGCCCTGCGCCGCGAACTCCACCAGATCCCTGAGGTGGGCCTCCACCTGCCCCTGACCCAGGCCAGGATCCTGAAGGCCCTCGAGGGATTGCCGTTGGAGATCACGCTGGGAAGGTCGCTGAGCAGCATCGTCGCGGTGCTGCGCGGCACCGCCCCGGGCGGGGGCGAACGCCCCGTGGTGCTGCTGCGCGGCGACATGGACGCGTTGCCCGTGAAGGAACTGTCGGGCGAACCCTTCGCCTCGACGAACGGAAATATGCACGCCTGCGGCCACGACCTGCACATGTCGCTGCTGGTGGGGGCGGTCAAGGCCCTCGTCGCGCACCGCGACGAACTGGCCGGGGACGTGATCTTCCAGTTCCAGCCGGGCGAGGAAAGCGTCAACGGTTGCCTCCACATGCTGAACGAGGGTCTCCTCGACGTCGCAGGACGGCGCCCCGAGGCCGCCTGGGCCATTCACGTGTGGGCGGGCCTCGATCCCCTCGGCACCTTCTCCACCAAACCCGGCCCGGTGATGGCCAGCACCGACGAAATCAAGGTGCGGGTGGTCGGGCGCGGCGGACACGGTTCCGCCCCACACCTGGCCGCCGATCCGGTCCCCGCGATGGCGGAAATGATCACCGCCACCCACGCCATGGTGACCAGGCGGTTCAGCATCTTCGATCCGGTGGTGGTCAGCGTCGGTCGGGTCCAGGCCGGCACCGCCGCGAACGTGCTTCCGGAAGAGGCCTTCTTCGACGCCACGATGCGCACCTTCTCCGATGCCTCCCGGACGCGCCTGAAGCAGCTGTGGCCGGAGCTGCTGGAGGGCATCGCCCGCGCCCACGGCGTCGGGGTGGAGATCGAGGTGGTGGAACAGTACCCCGTCACCGTCAACGACGACGATGCCGCCGATCACGTCGCCGACGTGGTCCAGGAGCTGTTCGGCGAACACCGGCACGTCCGCTGGAGCGAACCACTGGCCGCGGCCGAGGACTTCTCCCGCATCCTGGAGACCGCGCCCGGCTGCTTCATCGGGTTGTCGGCCTGCCTGCCGGAGCTGGATCCGGCCACAGCCCCGATGAATCACTCCGCCTACTGCCGGTTCGACGACTCGGTGGTCGTCGACGGTGCCGCCCTGCTGGCCGAACTGGCCCACAGGCACCTCGCGCCCTCCGCCCAGTAG